Proteins encoded by one window of Conger conger chromosome 1, fConCon1.1, whole genome shotgun sequence:
- the dact1 gene encoding dapper homolog 1 isoform X1, with amino-acid sequence MKQIGAVDILDSNECLLVRDRRDREMRSRERMEGEGDRLRTRDRLEATVAGLGELEYLRQRQELLVRSILSHQENTTIAGGEKVCGAAENYLSSEEKLLEENILLLKKQLNCLRRRDAGLINQLQELDRQISDLRLDTEKVSHDHMETDSRPSSGFYELSDGASGSLSNSSNSVFSECLSSCRSSTCFCSPLDASVTVSEGRPKSSDDVLGCVECEGPCDESNSGAVKRSFSAPYSPSVDGSSDSQSKYHCDLIAKNGSDVYRYPSPLHAVAVQSPIFFQSLVSHLKDDGVPLKAGEALCDLGKAEQPVASQSPGWPASCTPSKKLDNYIFGLLQRRVQPMRTSKPRTSINTDPSKSILRQASLCVRQASGQSQGKTPDLKTNWPVCLSAGAIHNGDTGVGSPLKQWASEVKGEPSENCKSHILSCVQSERLNEKDVQTNSLPKQKGFAASKGLPSIATSKDYQDPGSPHVVSSTVDNYPFLEKMESPKVSQQKTPKSAQAILPALEDRPTLELVSLGSSSHSQDECGPLVSAQYIPAQKQTVKLRKGSKNVKVVKVKNASLKSRIPADPVLEAGREKPRAGSRKHRFPEEAHNPHKTTRKTSSRAKRIPAVIPEGQVVDKHPPPPTAKMAASRHHAHGRDSVLAKPKYKRSDYRRLKSITEVPYEEAMRRARMRQKKAILGHVSAMYLPSNSQYTSPYAYVGSDSEYSAECASLFHSTIMDTSEDERSNYTTNCFGDSESSSSEVDFVGESTTTSDSEESAGVNWPQFGQTGSVLPQEMTSTQAKAFVKIKASHNLKKKILRFRSGSLKLMTTV; translated from the exons ATGAAGCAAATAGGCGCTGTAGATATTCTGGACTCCAATGAGTGCTTGTTGGTTCGGGACAGGAGAGATCGCGAAATGCGCTCCCGGGAAAGGATGGAAGGGGAAGGGGACCGCTTGCGTACTCGAGATAGACTGGAAGCAACGGTTGCCGGACTGGGAGAATTGGAATacctgagacagagacaggaatTGTTGGTGAGGAGTATACTAAGTCACCAGGAAAATACTACAATAGCCGGGGGAGAAAAAGTATGTGGCGCAGCGGAGAACTACTTGAGCTCCGAGGAAAAACTCTTGGAAGAAAATATCTTATTGCTAAAAAAGCAGTTG AACTGCCTGAGGAGAAGGGACGCTGGTTTAATTAATCAGCTGCAAGAGCTGGACAGACAGATCAGCGATCTGCGACTGGACACTGAAAAGGTCTCACATGACCACATGGAGACTGACAGCCGCCCTAGCTCAG GTTTTTACGAGCTGAGCGATGGGGCATCGGGATCCCTCTCAAACTCCTCCAACTCTGTCTTCAGTGAGTGTTTGTCCAGCTGTCGCTCCAGCACCTGCTTCTGCAGCCCTCTGGATGCCTCAGTCACTGTCTCTGAGGGCAGGCCCAAATCGTCAG ATGacgtgttgggttgtgttgagTGTGAGGGTCCATGTGATGAGTCAAATTCTGGAGCAGTAAAGAGGTCATTCTCTGCCCCCTACTCTCCTTCTGTTGATGGCTCGTCTGACAGCCAGTCCAAGTACCACTGTGACCTAATCGCCAAGAATGGGAGTGATGTATACCGCTACCCCAGTCCGCTTCACGCTGTGGCTGTCCAGAGCCCCATATTCTTTCAGTCTCTTGTCAGCCACTTGAAAGATGACGGTGTCCCACTGAAGGCTGGTGAGGCATTGTGCGACTTGGGAAAGGctgagcagcctgtagcatccCAGAGCCCCGGCTGGCCAGCTTCCTGCACACCCAGCAAGAAATTGGACAATTACATTTTCGGCCTACTTCAAAGGAGGGTTCAGCCTATGAGGACCAGCAAGCCAAGGACCAGTATAAATACAGACCCTTCCAAGAGCATTCTGAGGCAAGCCAGCCTCTGTGTGCGGCAAGCCAGTGGCCAGTCTCAAGGCAAGACCCCTGACCTCAAGACAAACTGGCCAGTGTGTTTATCAGCTGGTGCAATACACAACGGTGACACTGGTGTGGGGTCTCCCTTGAAACAGTGGGCATCTGAGGTCAAAGGTGAACCTTCAGAGAACTGTAAGTCCCACATCTTGAGCTGTGTTCAGAGTGAACGTTTAAATGAGAAAGATGTTCAGACAAACAGCCTCCCAAAACAGAAGGGGTTTGCGGCCAGTAAAGGCCTGCCATCGATTGCTACATCCAAGGATTACCAGGACCCTGGCAGCCCTCATGTGGTCTCTTCCACAGTAGATAACTATCCTTTCTTAGAAAAGATGGAAAGCCCAAAAGTTTCACAGCAAAAAACTCCAAAATCTGCCCAAGCCATTTTGCCTGCTCTGGAGGACAGGCCTACCCTTGAGTTGGTTAGTTTGGGCTCCTCCTCCCATAGTCAGGACGAATGTGGGCCGTTGGTCAGTGCCCAGTACATCCCGGCTCAAAAGCAGACTGTGAAGCTGCGTAAAGGCAGTAAGAATGTGAAGGTTGTGAAAGTGAAGAATGCCTCACTGAAATCACGGATTCCTGCTGATCCTGTCCTGGAAGCTGGGCGAGAGAAGCCACGGGCCGGGTCCCGGAAACATCGTTTCCCCGAGGAAGCGCACAACCCGCACAAGACCACCAGGAAAACCTCCTCCAGAGCCAAGAGAATTCCTGCAGTCATCCCAGAAGGGCAGGTTGTGGACAAACACCCTCCTCCACCGACAGCCAAGATGGCTGCCTCAAGACATCATGCCCATGGTCGTGATTCCGTGCTTGCCAAACCCAAGTACAAGAGGAGTGATTACCGGAGGCTGAAATCTATAACTGAGGTGCCATATGAGGAGGCCATGAGGAGAGCACGGATGAGACAGAAAAAGGCAATTTTGGGGCATGTATCTGCAATGTACCTGCCATCTAACAGTCAGTACACCAGTCCTTATGCCTATGTCGGCAGCGACTCTGAGTATTCTGCCGAGTGTGCCTCCTTGTTCCACTCTACCATCATGGACACAAGTGAAGATGAGAGAAGCAATTACACCACCAACTGCTTTGGGGACAGTGAATCCAGCTCCAGTGAGGTGGACTTTGTAGGGGAGAGCACCACTACCAGTGACTCGGAAGAGAGTGCGGGGGTGAACTGGCCCCAGTTTGGGCAGACGGGGTCCGTACTCCCCCAGGAAATGACCTCTACACAGGCCAAGGCTTTTGTGAAGATCAAGGCATCGCACAACCTCAAGAAGAAGATACTCCGTTTCCGGTCAGGGTCTTTGAAACTTATGACGACTGTGTAA
- the dact1 gene encoding dapper homolog 1 isoform X2: METDSRPSSGFYELSDGASGSLSNSSNSVFSECLSSCRSSTCFCSPLDASVTVSEGRPKSSDDVLGCVECEGPCDESNSGAVKRSFSAPYSPSVDGSSDSQSKYHCDLIAKNGSDVYRYPSPLHAVAVQSPIFFQSLVSHLKDDGVPLKAGEALCDLGKAEQPVASQSPGWPASCTPSKKLDNYIFGLLQRRVQPMRTSKPRTSINTDPSKSILRQASLCVRQASGQSQGKTPDLKTNWPVCLSAGAIHNGDTGVGSPLKQWASEVKGEPSENCKSHILSCVQSERLNEKDVQTNSLPKQKGFAASKGLPSIATSKDYQDPGSPHVVSSTVDNYPFLEKMESPKVSQQKTPKSAQAILPALEDRPTLELVSLGSSSHSQDECGPLVSAQYIPAQKQTVKLRKGSKNVKVVKVKNASLKSRIPADPVLEAGREKPRAGSRKHRFPEEAHNPHKTTRKTSSRAKRIPAVIPEGQVVDKHPPPPTAKMAASRHHAHGRDSVLAKPKYKRSDYRRLKSITEVPYEEAMRRARMRQKKAILGHVSAMYLPSNSQYTSPYAYVGSDSEYSAECASLFHSTIMDTSEDERSNYTTNCFGDSESSSSEVDFVGESTTTSDSEESAGVNWPQFGQTGSVLPQEMTSTQAKAFVKIKASHNLKKKILRFRSGSLKLMTTV; this comes from the exons ATGGAGACTGACAGCCGCCCTAGCTCAG GTTTTTACGAGCTGAGCGATGGGGCATCGGGATCCCTCTCAAACTCCTCCAACTCTGTCTTCAGTGAGTGTTTGTCCAGCTGTCGCTCCAGCACCTGCTTCTGCAGCCCTCTGGATGCCTCAGTCACTGTCTCTGAGGGCAGGCCCAAATCGTCAG ATGacgtgttgggttgtgttgagTGTGAGGGTCCATGTGATGAGTCAAATTCTGGAGCAGTAAAGAGGTCATTCTCTGCCCCCTACTCTCCTTCTGTTGATGGCTCGTCTGACAGCCAGTCCAAGTACCACTGTGACCTAATCGCCAAGAATGGGAGTGATGTATACCGCTACCCCAGTCCGCTTCACGCTGTGGCTGTCCAGAGCCCCATATTCTTTCAGTCTCTTGTCAGCCACTTGAAAGATGACGGTGTCCCACTGAAGGCTGGTGAGGCATTGTGCGACTTGGGAAAGGctgagcagcctgtagcatccCAGAGCCCCGGCTGGCCAGCTTCCTGCACACCCAGCAAGAAATTGGACAATTACATTTTCGGCCTACTTCAAAGGAGGGTTCAGCCTATGAGGACCAGCAAGCCAAGGACCAGTATAAATACAGACCCTTCCAAGAGCATTCTGAGGCAAGCCAGCCTCTGTGTGCGGCAAGCCAGTGGCCAGTCTCAAGGCAAGACCCCTGACCTCAAGACAAACTGGCCAGTGTGTTTATCAGCTGGTGCAATACACAACGGTGACACTGGTGTGGGGTCTCCCTTGAAACAGTGGGCATCTGAGGTCAAAGGTGAACCTTCAGAGAACTGTAAGTCCCACATCTTGAGCTGTGTTCAGAGTGAACGTTTAAATGAGAAAGATGTTCAGACAAACAGCCTCCCAAAACAGAAGGGGTTTGCGGCCAGTAAAGGCCTGCCATCGATTGCTACATCCAAGGATTACCAGGACCCTGGCAGCCCTCATGTGGTCTCTTCCACAGTAGATAACTATCCTTTCTTAGAAAAGATGGAAAGCCCAAAAGTTTCACAGCAAAAAACTCCAAAATCTGCCCAAGCCATTTTGCCTGCTCTGGAGGACAGGCCTACCCTTGAGTTGGTTAGTTTGGGCTCCTCCTCCCATAGTCAGGACGAATGTGGGCCGTTGGTCAGTGCCCAGTACATCCCGGCTCAAAAGCAGACTGTGAAGCTGCGTAAAGGCAGTAAGAATGTGAAGGTTGTGAAAGTGAAGAATGCCTCACTGAAATCACGGATTCCTGCTGATCCTGTCCTGGAAGCTGGGCGAGAGAAGCCACGGGCCGGGTCCCGGAAACATCGTTTCCCCGAGGAAGCGCACAACCCGCACAAGACCACCAGGAAAACCTCCTCCAGAGCCAAGAGAATTCCTGCAGTCATCCCAGAAGGGCAGGTTGTGGACAAACACCCTCCTCCACCGACAGCCAAGATGGCTGCCTCAAGACATCATGCCCATGGTCGTGATTCCGTGCTTGCCAAACCCAAGTACAAGAGGAGTGATTACCGGAGGCTGAAATCTATAACTGAGGTGCCATATGAGGAGGCCATGAGGAGAGCACGGATGAGACAGAAAAAGGCAATTTTGGGGCATGTATCTGCAATGTACCTGCCATCTAACAGTCAGTACACCAGTCCTTATGCCTATGTCGGCAGCGACTCTGAGTATTCTGCCGAGTGTGCCTCCTTGTTCCACTCTACCATCATGGACACAAGTGAAGATGAGAGAAGCAATTACACCACCAACTGCTTTGGGGACAGTGAATCCAGCTCCAGTGAGGTGGACTTTGTAGGGGAGAGCACCACTACCAGTGACTCGGAAGAGAGTGCGGGGGTGAACTGGCCCCAGTTTGGGCAGACGGGGTCCGTACTCCCCCAGGAAATGACCTCTACACAGGCCAAGGCTTTTGTGAAGATCAAGGCATCGCACAACCTCAAGAAGAAGATACTCCGTTTCCGGTCAGGGTCTTTGAAACTTATGACGACTGTGTAA